Proteins from a genomic interval of Rhizobium etli CFN 42:
- a CDS encoding pyrimidine 5'-nucleotidase — translation MTKIDRTPEKADFDHVTDWVFDLDNTLYPHHINLFAQIDKNMTAYVAALLQMGREEARKLQKQYYLDHGTTLQGLMIHHGIDPNDFLEKAHAIDYSALTPQPELGQAIKALPGRKFIFTNGSVKHAEMTAGALGILEHFDDIFDIVAADYVPKPAQATYDKFAALKRVETNKAAMFEDLPRNLTVPKALGMQTVLLVPRNLEETVVEWWEKTSGEEDHIDFVTDDLVAFLGKVTRSGG, via the coding sequence ATGACAAAGATCGACCGCACCCCCGAAAAAGCCGATTTCGACCACGTCACCGACTGGGTGTTCGACCTCGACAACACCCTCTACCCGCATCACATCAATCTTTTCGCGCAGATCGACAAGAACATGACCGCCTATGTCGCGGCGCTGTTACAGATGGGGCGGGAAGAAGCGCGCAAGCTGCAGAAGCAATATTATCTCGATCACGGCACGACGTTGCAGGGCCTGATGATCCATCACGGCATCGACCCGAACGATTTCCTCGAAAAGGCGCATGCGATCGACTATTCAGCGCTGACGCCGCAGCCGGAACTCGGACAGGCGATCAAGGCGCTGCCGGGCCGCAAGTTCATCTTCACCAACGGCAGTGTCAAACATGCGGAGATGACCGCCGGAGCGCTCGGCATTCTCGAGCATTTCGACGATATCTTCGACATCGTCGCCGCCGATTACGTGCCGAAGCCGGCGCAGGCGACCTATGACAAGTTTGCGGCGCTGAAGCGCGTCGAAACGAACAAGGCGGCGATGTTCGAGGATCTGCCGCGCAATCTGACGGTGCCGAAGGCGCTCGGCATGCAGACCGTTCTGCTCGTGCCGCGCAATCTGGAAGAGACCGTCGTCGAGTGGTGGGAAAAAACCAGCGGCGAGGAGGATCACATCGATTTCGTCACCGACGATCTCGTTGCATTTCTCGGCAAGGTGACCAGATCCGGCGGCTAG
- the bchE gene encoding magnesium-protoporphyrin IX monomethyl ester anaerobic oxidative cyclase, translating into MKIVLINPPHTAIGSRIPDDHLPPLGLLSVAGPLIDGGHDVSLIDAEFGPMTIVDIVNRITANSPDLVLIGHSGSTSAHPTARAIAEAVKRSDPAIRIVYGGVFPTYHWREVLAETEAFDILVRGEGEETMRRLAEALAAHRPLDAVAGIAYRDGHGEIQATRPAQAIADLDGYRIGWELIDHARYSYWGGKRAVVMQFSRGCPHLCNYCGQRGFWTRWRHRSPEGFAKEIARLYREQGVELINLADENPTSSRRAWLAFLEAMIAENVPVQIVGSTRTDDIVRDADILHLYRKAGVVRWLLGMENTDEATLALIKKGGAKTTDREAIRLLRQHDILSMATWVVGFEEEKLSDLWRGFRQLLSYDPDQIQALYVTPHRWTPFFRIARDRQVIETDIRKWDYKHQVLKMRYLHPFVLVVCVKLIEVAVQARPKALMRILFHRDREQRHSMRWYTEMGRRVWFHEVFEFLFRRRQLKNGPTLENFWGAPQDAEEESMLRPQRHLKSLDAAE; encoded by the coding sequence ATGAAGATCGTTCTGATCAATCCGCCGCATACCGCGATCGGCAGCCGTATTCCCGATGATCACCTTCCACCGCTCGGCCTTCTCTCCGTCGCAGGCCCGCTGATCGATGGCGGTCACGATGTCAGCCTCATCGATGCAGAGTTCGGACCGATGACGATTGTGGACATCGTCAACCGGATCACCGCGAACAGCCCGGATCTGGTGCTGATCGGCCATTCCGGCTCGACGTCGGCCCATCCGACTGCCCGCGCGATCGCAGAAGCGGTCAAGCGCAGCGATCCCGCGATCCGCATCGTCTATGGCGGCGTTTTCCCCACCTACCATTGGCGGGAGGTGCTGGCCGAGACTGAGGCATTCGATATTCTCGTGCGCGGCGAGGGCGAGGAAACGATGCGGCGCCTCGCCGAGGCGCTCGCCGCCCATCGCCCGCTTGATGCTGTTGCCGGCATTGCCTATCGCGATGGCCACGGCGAAATCCAAGCAACCCGGCCAGCGCAGGCGATCGCCGATCTCGATGGCTATCGCATCGGCTGGGAACTGATCGACCATGCCCGCTACAGCTATTGGGGTGGCAAGCGGGCGGTCGTGATGCAGTTCTCCCGCGGCTGTCCGCATCTTTGCAATTATTGCGGCCAGCGCGGCTTCTGGACCCGCTGGCGTCACCGCTCGCCGGAGGGGTTTGCAAAGGAGATCGCCAGGCTCTATCGCGAACAGGGTGTCGAGCTCATCAATCTTGCCGACGAGAACCCGACCTCGTCGCGCAGGGCCTGGCTGGCATTCCTCGAAGCGATGATCGCCGAGAACGTGCCGGTGCAGATCGTCGGCTCGACGCGCACGGACGATATCGTGCGTGACGCCGATATCCTGCACCTCTATCGCAAGGCCGGCGTCGTGCGCTGGCTGCTCGGTATGGAAAACACCGATGAGGCAACCCTGGCGCTGATCAAGAAGGGCGGAGCCAAAACGACCGACAGGGAGGCAATCCGGCTCCTGCGCCAGCACGATATCCTCTCGATGGCGACCTGGGTCGTCGGTTTCGAAGAGGAGAAGCTCAGCGATCTCTGGCGCGGCTTCCGGCAATTGCTCTCCTACGATCCCGATCAGATCCAGGCGCTTTACGTCACCCCGCATCGCTGGACACCCTTCTTCCGTATCGCCCGCGACCGTCAGGTGATCGAGACCGACATCCGCAAATGGGATTACAAGCATCAGGTCTTGAAGATGCGGTACCTCCACCCGTTCGTGCTGGTCGTCTGCGTCAAGCTCATCGAGGTGGCGGTCCAGGCGCGGCCGAAGGCGCTGATGCGCATCCTCTTCCATCGCGACCGCGAGCAGCGCCATTCGATGCGCTGGTACACTGAGATGGGCCGCCGCGTCTGGTTTCATGAGGTTTTCGAATTTCTCTTCCGCCGCCGCCAGCTGAAGAATGGCCCGACGCTCGAGAATTTCTGGGGCGCGCCACAGGATGCCGAGGAGGAGTCGATGCTGCGCCCGCAACGGCATCTAAAGAGCCTCGACGCGGCGGAATAA
- a CDS encoding bifunctional transcriptional activator/DNA repair enzyme AdaA, with product MLFERPDDDTLYDALIARSADYEGQAYVCVKTTGVFCRLTCPARKPKRENTLFFETIAACMHSGFRPCRRCRPLEQPGREPIVDALLARLEEEPEVRWSEDELVRRGHDPSTVRRAFKRALGMTFHDIVRYIRLGEAARQLAAGARVIDAQIDAGYETPSGFRAAFQRLVGKAPALSQNRELLFADWFDTPLGPMIAVADKTHLHLLEFHDRKALLSELEALQKRVRSSVAIGRTPAIDQIEAEIRDYFEGRLTVFKTPLALGGTPFEKHVWARLMEIPLGQTRAYGDLAREMERPEVVRAVGRANGANQLAIVVPCHRILGADGSLTGYGGGLWRKQWLLRHEEKIGTETRMEETA from the coding sequence ATGCTGTTCGAACGCCCCGATGACGATACGCTCTATGATGCCCTGATCGCGCGCAGCGCCGATTATGAGGGCCAGGCCTATGTCTGCGTCAAGACGACCGGAGTCTTCTGCCGGCTGACCTGCCCAGCGCGCAAGCCGAAGCGGGAAAACACGCTTTTCTTCGAGACGATCGCCGCCTGCATGCATTCCGGTTTTCGCCCCTGCCGGCGCTGCAGGCCACTGGAGCAGCCGGGCCGGGAGCCGATCGTCGACGCCTTGCTCGCCCGGCTCGAGGAGGAGCCGGAGGTCCGCTGGAGCGAAGACGAGCTCGTTCGCCGCGGCCATGATCCCTCGACCGTGCGCCGCGCCTTCAAGCGGGCGCTCGGCATGACCTTCCATGATATCGTCCGTTACATCAGGCTCGGCGAAGCGGCCAGGCAGCTCGCCGCCGGGGCGCGTGTCATCGATGCGCAGATCGACGCCGGATACGAAACGCCAAGCGGCTTTCGCGCGGCATTCCAGCGGCTCGTCGGCAAGGCGCCGGCGCTTTCGCAGAACCGCGAACTGCTCTTTGCCGATTGGTTCGACACCCCGCTCGGGCCGATGATCGCGGTTGCTGACAAGACGCATCTGCACCTTCTCGAATTTCACGATCGCAAGGCGCTACTGAGCGAACTCGAAGCGCTGCAGAAGCGTGTCCGCTCCTCCGTCGCGATCGGCCGCACCCCGGCGATCGATCAGATCGAGGCGGAGATCCGCGATTATTTCGAAGGCCGGCTGACCGTTTTCAAGACGCCCCTGGCCCTAGGCGGCACGCCCTTCGAAAAACATGTCTGGGCAAGGCTGATGGAAATCCCCCTCGGGCAGACGCGCGCCTATGGCGATCTCGCCAGGGAGATGGAGAGGCCGGAGGTGGTGCGGGCGGTCGGCCGCGCCAATGGCGCCAACCAGCTTGCCATCGTCGTGCCCTGTCATCGCATCCTCGGCGCCGATGGTTCTCTGACCGGTTACGGCGGCGGCCTCTGGCGCAAACAATGGCTGCTGCGCCATGAGGAAAAGATCGGCACAGAAACAAGGATGGAGGAGACAGCATGA
- a CDS encoding isocitrate lyase/PEP mutase family protein yields MNQTEKAKAFGALHRKGDPIVLYNIWDAGTAKAVADAGAKALATGSWSVAAAHGFADGEKLPMSVLVETAKSITDAVDLPLSVDFEGAYSADPQGAAANVAKLIEVGAIGINFEDRVVAGEGLYPIESQAARIRAIRAIADGKGMPFFINARTDLFLAESDLSKHAGLVDEAIERGGAYAAAGGSGFFVPGLIDPALIEKICAASSLPVNVMMRAGAPDVKTLAKLGVGRISYGPGPYRSMMEKLRQEAAAIYSLL; encoded by the coding sequence ATGAATCAGACTGAAAAGGCCAAGGCATTCGGCGCGCTTCACCGGAAAGGCGACCCGATCGTACTCTACAATATCTGGGATGCGGGTACGGCGAAGGCCGTTGCCGATGCCGGCGCCAAGGCGCTTGCCACCGGAAGCTGGTCGGTTGCCGCAGCTCATGGTTTTGCCGACGGGGAGAAGCTGCCGATGTCGGTGCTGGTGGAGACGGCGAAATCCATCACCGATGCCGTCGACCTGCCGCTTTCGGTCGATTTCGAAGGCGCTTATTCGGCCGATCCTCAGGGTGCGGCCGCCAATGTCGCCAAGCTCATCGAGGTCGGCGCCATTGGCATCAATTTCGAGGATCGGGTGGTTGCGGGCGAGGGGCTCTATCCCATCGAGAGCCAGGCGGCGCGCATCCGCGCCATTCGCGCCATCGCCGACGGTAAAGGCATGCCCTTCTTCATCAACGCCCGCACCGACCTTTTCCTCGCCGAGAGCGATCTTTCAAAACATGCCGGCCTGGTGGACGAGGCGATCGAGCGGGGCGGGGCCTATGCCGCGGCCGGCGGCAGCGGCTTCTTCGTTCCTGGCCTGATCGATCCCGCCTTGATCGAAAAGATCTGCGCGGCCTCGTCGCTTCCCGTCAACGTGATGATGCGGGCAGGCGCGCCTGACGTGAAAACATTGGCAAAGCTCGGGGTCGGCCGCATCAGCTATGGCCCGGGGCCTTACCGGTCGATGATGGAAAAGCTGAGGCAGGAGGCCGCGGCGATTTATAGCCTGCTCTAA
- a CDS encoding alpha-hydroxy acid oxidase — MRLTDCYNFHDFRRMAKRRLPGPIFDYIDGAADDEVTYRRNTAAFEACDLVPNVLRGVAEVDMSVTVMGQKLAMPVYCSPTALQRLFHHQGERAVAAAAAKHGTMFGVSSLGTISLEEARQISAGPQVYQFYFHKDRGLNHEMMARAKNAGVQAMMLTVDSITGGNRERDKRTGFAIPFKLNLAGMMQFAIKPSWAIDWMTHEAFRLPQLENHVKMDGGALSISRYFTEMLDPSMSWDDVAEMVQAWGGQFCLKGIMSVEDAKRAVEIGCTGIVLSNHGGRQLDGSRSAFDQLAEIVDAVGDRIDVMMDGGVQRGTHVLKALSLGAKAVGLGRYYLFPLAAAGQPGVERALENIRTEIERDMKLMGCTSVDQLTRRNLRFRS; from the coding sequence ATGCGCCTTACAGACTGCTATAATTTTCACGATTTCCGGCGCATGGCCAAACGACGGCTTCCCGGGCCGATCTTCGATTATATCGATGGTGCGGCCGATGACGAGGTGACCTATCGGCGCAATACCGCGGCCTTCGAGGCTTGCGATCTGGTGCCCAATGTTTTGCGCGGGGTGGCCGAGGTCGACATGTCGGTGACGGTCATGGGGCAGAAGCTGGCCATGCCTGTCTATTGCTCGCCGACGGCGCTGCAGCGGCTCTTCCATCATCAGGGGGAGCGGGCGGTCGCGGCGGCGGCGGCCAAACACGGCACGATGTTCGGCGTCTCGTCGCTCGGAACTATCAGCCTGGAGGAAGCCCGCCAGATCAGCGCTGGACCGCAAGTCTATCAGTTCTATTTCCACAAGGATCGCGGCCTCAATCACGAGATGATGGCGCGAGCGAAAAATGCCGGCGTGCAGGCGATGATGCTGACGGTCGACAGCATCACCGGCGGCAATCGCGAGCGCGACAAGCGCACCGGCTTTGCCATTCCCTTCAAGCTCAATCTCGCCGGCATGATGCAGTTTGCGATCAAGCCCTCCTGGGCGATCGACTGGATGACGCATGAAGCTTTCCGGCTGCCGCAGCTCGAAAACCATGTGAAGATGGACGGCGGGGCGCTGTCGATCAGCCGCTACTTCACCGAGATGCTCGACCCCTCGATGTCGTGGGACGACGTGGCCGAGATGGTGCAGGCCTGGGGCGGGCAATTCTGCCTGAAGGGCATCATGTCGGTGGAGGACGCCAAGCGCGCGGTCGAGATCGGCTGCACCGGCATCGTATTGTCCAATCATGGCGGCCGCCAGCTCGACGGTTCCCGCAGCGCCTTCGATCAGCTGGCCGAGATCGTCGATGCGGTCGGCGATCGGATCGACGTGATGATGGATGGCGGCGTGCAGCGCGGCACGCATGTTCTCAAAGCGCTGTCGCTGGGGGCAAAGGCCGTCGGGCTCGGACGCTACTATCTCTTCCCGCTGGCCGCTGCCGGACAGCCCGGCGTCGAACGGGCGCTGGAGAACATACGCACCGAGATCGAACGCGACATGAAACTGATGGGCTGCACCTCGGTCGACCAGCTGACGCGGCGCAATCTGCGCTTCCGTTCCTGA
- a CDS encoding acyl-CoA desaturase yields the protein MRSISTGRMIDDSSDSVKGSVVWVPAKSIWITTMTVVAVVGGPLTFSWSAVIVFVLSTAITICLGHSVGMHRLLIHRSFSAPLWLEHLLVYLGTLVGMAGPFGMIYAHDIRDWAQRQRDCHDLYAHRRSFFVDALWQMHCAVALDEPPRFVVEERARHDRFYRLLEATWMAQQIPLALLLFSLGGLPWLVWGIAVRISVSLTGHWLVGHFAHRNGHQGWSVDDVAVQGYNLPRFGLVTFGESFHGNHHAFPESARLGIEPGQLDLGWHFIRLLAGLGLASAIKLPHTIVPRDGLRRVEVSGDTGEDHPVGQR from the coding sequence ATGCGCAGCATTTCCACCGGACGCATGATCGACGACAGCAGTGATTCCGTGAAGGGCAGCGTGGTCTGGGTGCCCGCAAAATCGATCTGGATAACCACCATGACCGTGGTTGCCGTGGTGGGCGGACCACTGACCTTCAGCTGGAGCGCTGTTATCGTCTTCGTTCTATCGACCGCTATCACGATCTGCCTTGGTCATTCGGTCGGCATGCACCGGCTGCTGATTCACCGTTCCTTCAGCGCTCCGCTCTGGCTCGAGCACCTGCTCGTCTATCTCGGCACGCTGGTCGGCATGGCCGGCCCGTTCGGCATGATCTACGCCCACGATATTCGCGACTGGGCGCAACGGCAGCGAGACTGCCATGACCTCTATGCCCATCGGCGATCGTTCTTCGTCGATGCCTTATGGCAGATGCATTGCGCCGTGGCGCTCGACGAACCGCCACGATTCGTCGTTGAAGAGCGCGCGCGGCACGACCGCTTCTACCGCCTCCTGGAGGCGACGTGGATGGCGCAGCAAATTCCCTTGGCACTGCTGCTCTTCAGTCTCGGCGGGCTGCCGTGGCTGGTGTGGGGGATTGCCGTCAGGATCTCGGTATCGCTGACCGGCCACTGGCTGGTCGGTCATTTCGCCCATCGCAACGGCCATCAAGGCTGGAGCGTCGATGACGTCGCTGTGCAGGGATACAATCTGCCGCGTTTCGGGCTGGTGACCTTCGGCGAGAGCTTCCACGGCAACCATCACGCCTTTCCGGAATCGGCGCGGCTCGGTATCGAGCCGGGACAGCTGGACCTCGGCTGGCATTTCATCCGGCTGCTGGCAGGGCTCGGCCTTGCTTCGGCGATCAAGCTCCCGCACACGATCGTACCGAGGGATGGGTTGAGACGCGTTGAAGTCTCCGGAGACACTGGTGAGGATCATCCTGTTGGTCAGCGTTGA